DNA from Amycolatopsis sp. DSM 110486:
GGCACGTCCCCGGGGTAGCAGATGTAGTCGCCGGGCAGCAGCTCGACCGGGTCGTCGCGCACGCCGACGCGGGCCCGTCCGGCGCAGATCACGATGTGCTCGACCACGCCGTTCATGTGCGGATCCGACCTGCGCGGAGTGCCCGGCTCCGCGCGGATCACGTACATGTCCCGGCGCGCCGAGGGCGGGCACGCGGACAGCAGCGTGCACGCGTAGTCGGCGTGCTCGGCGAACACCGTCGGCCCCTTGCCCGCGCGGATCACGCGGACCTGGGGCCGTTGGGGTTCCACGAGCCGGGAGAACGGCACGTCGAGCGCCACGCCGAGGGCCCACAGCGTCTCCACGCTCGGGTTGCCCGAGCCGGACTCCAGCTGCGACAGCGTCGACTTCGCCAGGCCTGCGCGGCGCGCGACCTCGGTGAGCGACAGGCCCGCACGGGTGCGCTCGCGGCGCAGCGACGCGGCGATGATCTCCAGCGGCGCGCCGGTGGTCTCCTGCGACATGCGTGTTCGCTCCATCAGTCTTTCCGTTCGCCTTGACGAACACCCGGTCTTGTGTTCAGCATAAGGCACTATGCGTTCGATTTGGCGAACACTCGACCGGGAGCTGACCCGGGACATCGCGCTCGTCTGCGTGGCCGACGGCCTCGTGGGCGTCTCCTACGGCGCCATCGCGGTGAGCTCGGGCTTCCCGCTATGGGCTCCGATGCTGCTGTCGCTGCTGGTCTTCGCGGGCGCGTCGCAGTTCATGCTGGTGGGCATCATCGCCGGCGGCGGCAACCCGCTGGCCGCCGTGGTCGCGGGCCTGCTGGTGAACGCGCGGCACCTGCCGTTCGGCTTCGCGATCGGCGACGTCTTCGGCTCGAAGTGGGCCGCCCGCATCGCCGGCAGCCACCTGATG
Protein-coding regions in this window:
- a CDS encoding helix-turn-helix domain-containing protein; protein product: MSQETTGAPLEIIAASLRRERTRAGLSLTEVARRAGLAKSTLSQLESGSGNPSVETLWALGVALDVPFSRLVEPQRPQVRVIRAGKGPTVFAEHADYACTLLSACPPSARRDMYVIRAEPGTPRRSDPHMNGVVEHIVICAGRARVGVRDDPVELLPGDYICYPGDVPHIFEALEAGTFGVEISEYS